In one Solanum dulcamara chromosome 1, daSolDulc1.2, whole genome shotgun sequence genomic region, the following are encoded:
- the LOC129883561 gene encoding cell wall / vacuolar inhibitor of fructosidase 1-like yields MKILIFLMMFLAIVLVTNGNNNLVETTCKNTPNYELCVKTLVSDKRSGTARDITTLALIMVDAIKSKANQAANTISKLRHSNPPAAWKDPLKNCAFSYKVILTASMPEAIEALTKGDPKFAEDGMVGSSGDAQECEEYFKATTTKYLPLSKLNIVVHELSDIGRAIVRNLL; encoded by the exons atgaaaattttgattttcctaatgatgtttctAGCTATAGTGCTAGTAACAAATGGGAATAATAATCTAGTAGAAACAACATGTAAGAACACACCAAATTATGAGTTATGTGTGAAAACTTTGGTTTCAGACAAAAGAAGTGGAACAGCAAGGGATATAACAACATTAGCATTAATAATGGTGGATGCTATTAAATCTAAAGCTAATCAAGCTGCTAATACTATTTCAAAACTTAGGCATTCTAATCCTCCTGCTGCTTGGAAAGATCCTTTGAAGAATTGTGCCTTTTCGTATAAG GTAATTTTAACAGCAAGCATGCCAGAAGCCATAGAAGCATTGACAAAAGGTGATCCAAAATTTGCAGAAGATGGAATGGTAGGTTCTTCTGGTGATGCCCAAGAATGTGAAGAATATTTCAAAGCTACAACTACTAAATATTTACCACTTTCTAAATTAAATATAGTTGTTCATGAACTTTCTGATATTGGTAGAGCTATTGTAAGAAATTTATTGTGA
- the LOC129883555 gene encoding cell wall / vacuolar inhibitor of fructosidase 1-like, with protein MKFLIFLMMFLALVLVTNGNNNNLVESTCKNTPNYELCLKTLSSDKRSETAGDVTTLALIMVDAIKSKANQAANTISKLRQSNPPLAWKDPLKKCAFSYKVILTVSMPEAIEALTKGNPKFAEDAMVGSSGDAQECEEYFKATTTKYLPLSKLNIVVHELSDVGRAIVRNLL; from the exons atgaaatttttgattttcctaatgatgtttctTGCTTTAGTTCTAGTAACAAATGGGAATAATAATAATCTGGTAGAATCAACATGCAAGAACACACCAAATTATGAGTTGTGTTTGAAAACTTTGTCTTCAGACAAAAGAAGTGAAACAGCAGGGGATGTAACAACATTAGCACTAATTATGGTGGATGCTATTAAATCTAAAGCTAATCAAGCTGCTAATACTATTTCAAAACTTAGGCAGTCTAATCCTCCTCTTGCTTGGAAAGATCCCTTAAAGAAATGTGCATTTTCATACAAG GTAATTTTAACAGTAAGCATGCCAGAAGCCATAGAAGCATTGACAAAAGGTAATCCAAAATTTGCAGAAGATGCAATGGTAGGTTCTTCTGGTGATGCACAAGAATGTGAAGAATATTTCAAAGCTACAACTACTAAATATTTACCACTTTCTAAATTAAATATAGTTGTTCATGAACTTTCTGATGTTGGTAGAGCTATTGTAAGAAATTTATTGTGA
- the LOC129895495 gene encoding DELLA protein RGL2-like: MDLQIKMGMQWTILMQALVTHQHNAENPLEYLKITAFLGVQSRTNVEETDCYGGRYPGSHFDIDPEEAIVVYSQYLLSNMLTQQDRLDFLMGFIKGLYENNESTRTTMESEVMWHGIRNIVAVEGEERTIRHVTIELWRKYFKRFGMEEMKMSNSSLYQAKMVVEKFSSGNSFTLEMNENFIAIGWKGTPLNSLSAWKFHKRSVFHRAYITL; encoded by the exons ATGGATCTCCAGATCAAAATGGGAATGCAATGGACTATCCTAATGCAAGCACTCGTAACTCATCAACATAATGCTGAAAATCCTCTGGAGTATCTTAAGATAACTGCATTTTTAGGTGTTCAGTCCAGGACTAACGTCGAGGAGACTG ATTGTTATGGTGGAAGATATCCTGGATCTCATTTTGATATCGATCCTGAGGAAGCCATTGTTGTTTACTCACAATATCTACTCTCCAACATGTTAACACAACAAGATAGGCTTGATTTCTTGATGGGATTTATCAAAG gattgtatgaaaataatgaatcAACTAGGACGACTATGGAATCAGAGGTAATGTGGCATGGCATAAGGAACATTGTCGCGGTTGAGGGGGAGGAAAGGACTATTAGGCACGTAACGATTGAGTTATGGAGGAAGTATTTCAAGCGATTTGGAATGGAGGAGATGAAAATGAGCAACTCATCATTGTACCAAGCAAAAATGGTGGTAGAAAAATTTAGTAGTGGAAACTCTTTCACGCTTGaaatgaatgaaaattttatcgcGATTGGATGGAAAGGAACTCCTCTGAATTCACTTTCTGCATGGAAGTTCCACAAAAGAAGTGTTTTTCATAGAGCTTACATCACTCTTTAA